The proteins below come from a single Chryseobacterium nepalense genomic window:
- the recR gene encoding recombination mediator RecR: MDYPSKVLAKAVDEISGLPGIGRKTALRLALHLLKQPASRSVSLGNSLISLVNDIKYCKECHNFSDFEVCEICSNPKRHDELICIVEDVRDVIAIENTGKYTGKYLILGGKISPMEGIGPGQLNIQSIEKKLSEGRVKEFIFALSATMEGDTTAYYIYKKFKNFDINFSSIARGISVGDELEYADEISLGRSIINRLPYNEEKS; this comes from the coding sequence ATGGATTACCCTAGTAAAGTTTTGGCAAAAGCAGTGGACGAAATTTCCGGTCTCCCGGGAATAGGCAGAAAAACGGCATTGCGTTTAGCGCTGCATTTATTGAAGCAGCCGGCCTCCCGATCAGTAAGTCTGGGAAATTCTCTCATCAGTCTGGTGAATGATATCAAATACTGCAAAGAATGTCATAATTTTTCAGATTTTGAGGTGTGCGAGATCTGCAGCAACCCGAAAAGACATGACGAACTGATCTGTATCGTGGAAGATGTGCGGGATGTGATTGCTATTGAAAATACAGGGAAATATACAGGGAAATATCTGATTTTAGGTGGTAAAATTTCTCCTATGGAAGGTATAGGACCAGGTCAGCTGAATATTCAGAGTATCGAAAAAAAGCTCAGTGAAGGTAGGGTAAAAGAATTTATTTTTGCTCTAAGCGCAACCATGGAAGGCGATACCACAGCGTATTATATTTACAAAAAATTTAAAAATTTTGATATCAACTTTTCCAGTATTGCAAGAGGTATTTCCGTAGGCGATGAACTGGAATATGCCGATGAGATATCACTGGGAAGATCAATCATCAACAGGCTTCCGTATAATGAAGAGAAGTCATAA
- a CDS encoding TIGR00730 family Rossman fold protein, whose translation MKSITVFCGSSFGSEDIYKEQAFLLGKTLAKNNIQLIYGGANVGLMGAVADGALQSGGKVMGVLPYFLQSKEIAHKQLTELILVETMHERKTKMNELCDGVIVLPGGYGTLEEFFEMITWAQLGLHQKPIGILNIDGFYDDLINLVQNMVEKGFLKQINRDMLLISNNIDELLEMMRNYKAPTVGKWISKDET comes from the coding sequence ATGAAAAGCATCACCGTATTCTGCGGATCAAGTTTTGGTTCGGAAGATATTTATAAAGAACAGGCATTTTTGCTGGGAAAAACACTGGCAAAAAACAATATACAACTGATCTACGGCGGCGCAAATGTCGGTCTGATGGGCGCTGTTGCTGATGGAGCTTTACAGTCCGGAGGAAAAGTGATGGGCGTTCTTCCCTATTTTCTACAATCCAAAGAAATTGCCCACAAACAGCTTACCGAACTGATTCTGGTTGAAACCATGCATGAAAGAAAGACCAAAATGAATGAATTGTGTGATGGCGTCATCGTACTTCCCGGAGGTTACGGTACGCTGGAAGAATTCTTCGAAATGATTACCTGGGCACAGCTCGGGCTTCATCAAAAACCGATTGGCATTCTTAATATTGACGGATTTTATGATGATCTAATAAACCTTGTTCAAAATATGGTGGAGAAAGGCTTTTTAAAGCAAATTAACCGCGATATGCTGCTGATCAGTAATAATATTGATGAATTGCTGGAAATGATGAGGAATTATAAGGCTCCGACGGTGGGAAAATGGATTTCAAAGGATGAAACATAA
- a CDS encoding NAD-dependent epimerase/dehydratase family protein, which produces MEKILITGGAGFIGSKLSLELKKKGYEVTVLDNLSSQIHGKNPEEDSPLYRSISGKVNFIKGDVVNPEDWEKAIDGQEVIVHLAAETGTGQSMYQIEKYTEVNVSGTAIMLDLLVNKPHRVKKVVIASSRAVYGEGKYLHPELGLIYPKPRNIEEMRNGIFEIIYPDGQMLRALPTDEESKIHPTSIYGITKYTQEQMVMTACSSMGVAPVAVRFQNVYGEGQSLLNPYTGILSIFSSQILNGNDINVFEDGNESRDFIHVDDAVKATIKCIENDAANGEIFNVGTGVSTSVTTVAENLRKFYNIDFHINVSGQFRLGDIRHNFADISKIKSKLNFQPEISFEEGMSKFANWVLRQNIQDVKFKESLDEMKVKGLLK; this is translated from the coding sequence ATGGAGAAGATTCTGATCACGGGAGGTGCCGGATTTATAGGAAGCAAGCTGTCTCTGGAACTTAAGAAAAAAGGATATGAGGTTACGGTTCTGGATAATCTTTCTTCTCAGATTCACGGAAAAAATCCGGAAGAAGATTCTCCCTTGTACAGGAGCATTTCAGGGAAAGTGAATTTTATCAAAGGGGATGTGGTAAATCCTGAAGACTGGGAAAAAGCAATTGACGGGCAGGAAGTAATTGTTCATCTTGCTGCAGAAACAGGAACAGGACAATCAATGTACCAGATAGAGAAATATACGGAAGTCAATGTTTCGGGAACGGCAATAATGCTTGATCTTCTGGTCAATAAACCTCACCGCGTAAAAAAAGTAGTGATTGCTTCTTCAAGAGCAGTATATGGCGAAGGGAAATATCTTCATCCGGAATTGGGATTAATTTATCCCAAACCAAGAAATATAGAAGAAATGCGCAATGGTATTTTTGAGATTATTTATCCAGATGGGCAGATGCTTCGTGCCTTGCCTACCGATGAAGAATCAAAAATACATCCTACTTCCATTTACGGAATCACAAAATATACCCAGGAGCAAATGGTGATGACAGCCTGCTCATCAATGGGTGTGGCACCGGTAGCAGTAAGATTCCAGAATGTGTATGGTGAAGGACAGTCTTTGCTGAATCCTTACACCGGTATTTTATCAATATTTTCATCACAGATCCTTAACGGTAATGATATCAACGTTTTTGAAGACGGAAACGAATCACGGGATTTCATTCATGTGGATGATGCTGTGAAGGCTACTATAAAATGTATTGAAAATGATGCAGCTAATGGTGAGATTTTCAATGTTGGTACAGGGGTTTCAACTTCCGTGACTACCGTAGCGGAAAATCTCAGGAAATTTTACAATATCGATTTTCATATCAATGTATCAGGACAGTTTCGTTTAGGAGATATAAGGCATAATTTTGCAGACATCAGCAAAATAAAATCAAAGCTTAATTTCCAACCGGAAATTTCTTTTGAAGAGGGAATGTCGAAATTTGCGAATTGGGTACTGCGGCAGAATATCCAGGATGTAAAATTCAAGGAATCTCTGGATGAAATGAAAGTAAAAGGACTTTTAAAATGA
- a CDS encoding aminoacyl-histidine dipeptidase — MELSNIEPQIIWKNFSRLNAVPRPSKKEEKVIAFIKEFGENLGLQTTVDETGNVIIKKPATPGMENRKSVVLQSHLDMVCQKNNDVNFDFETEGIKMEVDGDWVKAKGTTLGADNGLGVATIMSILESTDIPHPDLEALFTIDEETGMTGALGLKPGQLTGQILLNLDTEEDDEIDIGCAGGIDVTISQDYNTEVAKGQIIRIEVKGLQGGHSGMDIHKGFGNANIILGRVLYKALEKENIQLISIDGGGLRNAIPREAVAIVSVRNAQEFIDEVTNGLKKEIIEEFATVEPNLHINIESSTTSEKALSEEDSRKIILTLKSLHNGVYRMSPDVKDLVESSNNVARVELKEGALKILNLSRSSVESSKDSVAEQLKSVAELAGMKTVFSGSYPGWKPKPGSEIVKLMENIYAEKFGEKPHVVACHAGLECGIIGANYPEMEMVSFGPTIRGAHSPDEKANIPSAQKFWSFTKDILANIPLK; from the coding sequence ATGGAGCTATCTAATATAGAACCGCAGATTATCTGGAAGAATTTTTCCAGGCTGAATGCTGTTCCAAGACCCTCAAAAAAAGAAGAAAAAGTAATTGCATTCATTAAAGAATTCGGTGAAAACTTAGGATTGCAAACTACGGTTGATGAAACGGGTAATGTAATTATCAAAAAACCGGCAACACCGGGAATGGAAAACCGCAAATCTGTAGTTCTTCAATCACACCTGGATATGGTATGCCAGAAAAACAACGATGTTAATTTCGATTTTGAAACGGAAGGCATCAAAATGGAAGTGGATGGAGACTGGGTAAAGGCGAAAGGGACCACCCTGGGAGCCGATAACGGACTGGGAGTCGCTACTATTATGTCAATCCTGGAAAGCACGGATATTCCGCATCCTGATCTTGAAGCTCTTTTTACGATCGATGAAGAAACCGGAATGACAGGAGCTTTAGGTTTAAAACCCGGACAGCTGACCGGGCAGATTCTCCTAAACCTTGATACGGAAGAAGACGACGAAATTGATATCGGCTGTGCCGGCGGAATTGACGTTACTATTTCACAGGACTATAATACGGAAGTAGCAAAAGGACAAATCATCAGAATTGAGGTAAAAGGCCTTCAGGGTGGTCATTCCGGAATGGATATCCACAAAGGTTTCGGTAATGCCAATATAATTCTGGGCAGAGTTCTTTATAAAGCACTCGAAAAAGAAAATATTCAGCTGATTTCCATCGATGGTGGCGGATTGAGAAATGCTATTCCAAGAGAAGCGGTGGCCATTGTTTCCGTAAGAAATGCCCAGGAATTCATCGATGAGGTAACCAACGGACTGAAAAAAGAAATTATTGAAGAGTTTGCAACCGTAGAGCCTAATCTTCATATCAACATTGAAAGTTCAACCACTTCAGAAAAAGCCCTTTCCGAAGAAGATTCAAGAAAAATCATCCTTACGCTCAAGTCACTTCACAACGGTGTTTACAGAATGAGCCCTGATGTAAAAGATCTTGTGGAATCTTCCAACAATGTGGCAAGAGTAGAATTGAAAGAGGGTGCATTGAAAATTTTAAACCTTTCAAGATCTTCCGTAGAATCTTCAAAAGATTCTGTAGCAGAGCAGCTAAAATCCGTTGCTGAGCTTGCAGGAATGAAAACCGTATTCAGCGGTTCTTATCCAGGATGGAAACCGAAGCCCGGTTCGGAAATTGTAAAGCTGATGGAAAACATTTATGCTGAAAAGTTCGGAGAAAAGCCTCATGTTGTTGCCTGTCATGCCGGCCTTGAATGCGGAATTATCGGAGCTAATTATCCGGAAATGGAAATGGTGAGTTTTGGACCTACAATCAGAGGGGCACATTCGCCTGATGAGAAAGCGAATATTCCTTCTGCACAGAAATTCTGGAGTTTTACGAAAGATATTCTAGCCAATATTCCTTTAAAATAG
- the secG gene encoding preprotein translocase subunit SecG yields the protein MDSIFILLMVLIMIASILLVIIVMAQNPKGGGLSSTFGGASSAQFGVQRTNDFMEKATWTLGATIIVLILLSVVITGKPSAAVPAQVPVSKEAPAKQSSAPAATTTTTTPAQTPAPTK from the coding sequence ATGGATTCTATATTTATACTATTGATGGTTCTTATTATGATCGCCAGTATTCTTCTGGTAATCATTGTTATGGCTCAAAATCCAAAAGGAGGAGGTCTTTCCAGTACTTTCGGGGGAGCATCTTCTGCACAGTTTGGTGTACAGAGAACCAATGACTTTATGGAAAAAGCAACATGGACTTTAGGAGCAACGATTATCGTTCTTATCCTTTTAAGCGTTGTGATTACAGGTAAACCTTCCGCTGCCGTGCCTGCACAGGTTCCGGTATCAAAAGAAGCTCCGGCTAAGCAATCTTCTGCTCCGGCTGCCACTACAACGACAACAACACCGGCTCAGACTCCTGCGCCAACCAAATAA
- a CDS encoding M16 family metallopeptidase, which yields MKKQLTYIAAAFLFAGTISAQKIDLNAMPKPGPTPAINIAKPKTFQLSNGLTVMVVENNKLPRVNASLTMDRPPYYEGSVAGVSEIMAEQFENGTTTMSKDDFNKKVDYLGANLSFSSNGAAANSLSKYFPQVLSLMADAIINPKFSAKEIEDSKERAIEGLKSSEKNASAIASKVSNALMYGKNTSRGEFETVETIGKIQLADVQNIYKKYYAPDNAYLVIVGDVKFEKVKPMIEKAFSGWKKANTPLNAVEPASNVATTEIDVVDVPTAVQSVVSVNNINNLKMKDPNYFPATIANYILGGGGEARLFMNLREKNGFTYGAYSNMSASKYSPQFSASASVRNEVTDKAVKEFMNELNGISSVKPEELENAKAKLKGSFIMSLEQPATIARFALNQKIYDLPDDFYTNYLKSIDKVSAADVSSAVNSTIYPTKSRIFIAGKASDISEGLEKLGYPVKYYDKDANPVAKPTAQKVDASVTVASVADKYLTAIGGTANLSKISSYTVNASMSIQGQNIDMKMMKAQGGKEMTQVTAMGQVVQKQVFDGKTGYSEQMGQKVPMKPEQIAEKQKNTELFEEMAFAKSPEYKLAGIEKVGGEDSYAIKGPETTYYYSVKTGLKTGETRTVKAQGQEVSVPTTFSDYKDVAGVKMPYTISVNQMGMDMTMKVKSYEINQAKDSDFK from the coding sequence ATGAAAAAGCAATTAACATATATAGCTGCAGCGTTTTTATTCGCAGGAACGATTTCAGCACAAAAAATAGATCTTAATGCAATGCCGAAACCGGGACCAACTCCCGCTATCAATATTGCAAAGCCAAAAACTTTCCAACTGAGCAATGGTCTTACGGTAATGGTTGTGGAAAACAACAAACTGCCAAGAGTAAACGCAAGTCTTACCATGGACAGACCTCCTTATTATGAAGGAAGTGTAGCCGGAGTAAGCGAAATCATGGCAGAACAGTTTGAAAACGGAACGACCACAATGAGTAAAGATGATTTCAACAAGAAAGTTGATTATCTTGGAGCCAATCTTTCCTTCTCTTCAAACGGAGCTGCAGCAAATTCACTTTCAAAATATTTTCCGCAGGTATTAAGCTTAATGGCTGATGCGATCATTAATCCTAAATTTTCCGCAAAAGAAATTGAAGATTCTAAAGAAAGAGCGATTGAAGGATTAAAATCTTCAGAAAAAAACGCATCTGCAATTGCTTCAAAAGTATCCAATGCATTAATGTACGGTAAGAATACTTCAAGAGGAGAATTTGAAACGGTTGAAACAATCGGGAAAATACAGCTTGCAGACGTACAGAATATTTACAAAAAATATTACGCTCCGGATAATGCTTATCTTGTAATTGTAGGTGATGTAAAATTCGAGAAGGTAAAACCGATGATCGAGAAAGCATTCAGCGGCTGGAAAAAAGCAAATACTCCACTTAATGCAGTAGAACCTGCATCCAACGTAGCCACTACAGAAATTGATGTTGTTGACGTACCTACCGCTGTACAGTCTGTGGTTTCCGTAAACAACATCAACAATTTAAAGATGAAGGACCCGAATTACTTCCCGGCTACCATTGCCAACTATATTCTTGGCGGTGGCGGTGAAGCAAGACTTTTCATGAACCTTCGTGAGAAAAACGGATTTACTTACGGAGCCTATTCCAACATGAGTGCAAGTAAGTATTCTCCACAATTCTCCGCAAGCGCAAGCGTAAGAAATGAGGTTACAGATAAAGCAGTGAAGGAATTCATGAATGAGCTTAACGGTATTTCCAGTGTAAAGCCTGAAGAACTTGAAAACGCAAAAGCAAAACTGAAAGGATCATTTATCATGTCTCTTGAACAGCCGGCAACTATTGCAAGATTTGCCCTGAATCAGAAAATTTATGATCTTCCGGACGATTTCTATACCAATTATCTGAAATCAATCGATAAAGTAAGTGCTGCTGATGTTTCCAGTGCGGTGAATTCTACGATTTACCCAACCAAGAGCAGAATTTTCATTGCCGGAAAAGCATCGGATATTTCTGAAGGACTGGAAAAACTGGGTTATCCTGTAAAATATTATGATAAAGATGCAAATCCTGTAGCAAAACCAACGGCACAGAAAGTTGACGCCAGCGTAACGGTAGCTTCTGTTGCAGATAAATATCTTACTGCAATTGGAGGAACAGCAAACCTTTCTAAAATTTCTTCTTATACCGTAAATGCTTCTATGTCTATCCAGGGTCAGAATATCGACATGAAAATGATGAAGGCACAGGGTGGAAAAGAGATGACACAGGTAACCGCTATGGGACAGGTTGTTCAGAAGCAGGTATTTGACGGAAAAACAGGATATTCTGAGCAAATGGGACAAAAAGTTCCTATGAAGCCTGAACAGATTGCCGAAAAGCAAAAAAATACCGAGCTTTTTGAAGAAATGGCTTTCGCAAAATCTCCTGAATATAAATTAGCCGGGATTGAAAAAGTAGGAGGAGAAGATTCTTATGCAATCAAAGGGCCTGAAACAACTTATTATTACAGTGTAAAAACAGGTTTGAAAACAGGAGAAACAAGAACCGTTAAAGCACAGGGACAGGAAGTAAGTGTTCCCACTACGTTCTCTGACTACAAAGATGTTGCAGGAGTAAAAATGCCTTACACGATCTCTGTAAATCAAATGGGAATGGATATGACCATGAAAGTGAAATCTTATGAAATAAATCAGGCAAAAGATTCTGATTTTAAATAA
- a CDS encoding acyltransferase, giving the protein MIYKIFWALRAVIYAPFFGKFGFPSYLGKPLFLMGTQKVFIGKKVRIFPHLRLEVHRNGNIHIEDDVVISQNVHITSAGDLTIGKSSLILANVFITNIDHDYQELNKHIVKQEYLVSETVIGENCYIGMGAAIMAGTRLGKQCIVGANSVVKGAFPDYCVIVGAPAKIVKKYNFETQKWEKVI; this is encoded by the coding sequence ATGATCTATAAAATCTTCTGGGCATTGAGGGCTGTTATCTATGCTCCCTTTTTCGGAAAATTCGGCTTTCCTTCATATTTGGGGAAACCGTTATTTTTGATGGGTACCCAAAAAGTTTTTATAGGCAAAAAAGTACGTATCTTTCCGCATCTCAGATTGGAAGTGCACCGTAATGGCAATATTCATATAGAGGATGATGTGGTGATTTCCCAGAATGTGCATATTACTTCTGCGGGTGATCTTACTATCGGAAAAAGCTCACTGATACTGGCCAATGTTTTTATTACGAATATTGACCATGATTATCAGGAACTGAATAAACATATAGTGAAGCAGGAATACCTTGTAAGTGAAACGGTAATCGGGGAAAATTGCTATATTGGTATGGGAGCAGCCATCATGGCAGGTACCAGATTGGGTAAACAGTGTATTGTGGGAGCAAACTCCGTTGTGAAGGGAGCGTTTCCGGATTATTGTGTCATTGTGGGAGCGCCGGCTAAAATTGTTAAAAAATATAATTTCGAAACCCAAAAATGGGAAAAAGTAATATAA
- a CDS encoding type II toxin-antitoxin system RelE/ParE family toxin — protein MESGYKIFWTPNALKELEQTIDYLQNNFTDKEIRKLSHKIESSIEIISQNPFIFPVSETKDVYKAIILQFNTMYYRVNDSDVEILSFFSNRQSPQKRKI, from the coding sequence ATGGAAAGTGGTTATAAAATTTTCTGGACTCCAAATGCTTTAAAGGAATTAGAACAAACCATAGATTATCTTCAAAATAATTTTACAGATAAAGAAATCAGAAAACTTTCTCATAAAATTGAAAGTTCGATAGAAATTATATCTCAAAATCCTTTTATATTTCCTGTATCCGAAACCAAAGATGTTTACAAGGCAATTATTCTGCAATTTAACACTATGTATTATCGTGTAAATGATAGCGATGTTGAAATTTTATCTTTCTTCTCAAACAGACAATCTCCTCAAAAAAGAAAAATTTAA
- a CDS encoding glycosyltransferase family 2 protein: MISVIIPMFNAEKTIIRALDSVKNQDYDLHQFEVIIINDGSTDSSAKLAENYRDSHPELNMKIISQENAGVSKARNEGLKAATGHYIALLDSDDEWLPAKTQKQMKFLEDENLNVDFVTSLRNGEKIWFPYKKNAINLARITLRKLLLRVDGQTSTAIFKRKVLENTGFFDENQQYSEDANYWMRVSKNNSMYILGEELVFTGGGKRSFGVSGLSANLPEMEKGIQKNLREMYLSGRIHYFEYILFFIFSKLKYIVRIFKTSI; encoded by the coding sequence ATGATCTCTGTAATAATTCCTATGTTTAATGCTGAAAAAACGATAATCAGAGCTCTTGATTCCGTGAAAAATCAGGATTACGATCTGCATCAGTTTGAAGTGATCATCATTAATGACGGATCCACGGACAGCAGTGCAAAACTGGCGGAAAACTACAGAGATAGTCATCCTGAATTGAATATGAAGATCATCAGCCAGGAAAACGCCGGGGTTTCTAAAGCCAGGAATGAAGGTTTGAAAGCCGCAACAGGCCACTATATCGCCCTTTTGGATTCGGATGATGAATGGCTTCCTGCAAAAACTCAAAAGCAGATGAAATTTCTGGAAGATGAAAATCTGAATGTGGATTTTGTTACCAGCCTCAGAAACGGCGAAAAAATATGGTTTCCCTACAAAAAAAATGCAATCAATCTTGCCCGGATTACCCTGAGAAAATTATTGTTAAGAGTAGACGGGCAGACTTCCACAGCAATATTTAAAAGGAAAGTTCTGGAAAACACCGGTTTTTTTGATGAAAATCAGCAGTACTCTGAAGATGCCAATTACTGGATGAGAGTTTCCAAAAACAATTCCATGTATATTCTCGGGGAAGAACTGGTATTTACGGGAGGGGGAAAAAGATCTTTCGGAGTGTCGGGCCTTTCTGCAAATTTACCGGAAATGGAAAAAGGCATACAAAAAAACCTTAGGGAAATGTACCTCTCCGGCAGAATTCATTATTTTGAATATATTTTATTTTTTATATTCTCAAAATTGAAATATATTGTACGGATTTTTAAAACCAGCATATGA